The Comamonas endophytica sequence CGGGTATTCGGCCGGGCGCGAGGACCAGATGCGCTGCAGGTCGATGATCTCCGCCTGCTTCCCGGCCGCGGGCCACTCGACGTGGTTCACCGTGAGCAGACCATCGCCCAGCAGCTCCTGGCGCACGCGCTCGATCACCTGCATCGCGGCGTCGAGTCCCGGCGCGCGCGGCAGTTCGCGGCACAGCGCCTGGACGGCCGAGGCCGGCAACGTCAACAGGGCGTCACTCACCCTTGATTCCCAGTTCGCGGATGATCTTGCCGTAGCGGTCCGCATCGGACTTGAGCACCGCGGCGAACTGCGCCGGCGTGGTCTTGACGACTTCCACGCCGAGGCTGTCCATGCGCGCCTTGACGGCGGGGTCGGCCATGGCGGCGTTGGCCACCGCGTTCAGGCGGTCCACCAGGTCCTTGGGCATGTTGGCGGGGCCGAACAGGCCGTACCAGACGCCGAGCTCGTAGCCGGGCAGCGTCTCGCCCACGGTGGGCACGCCCTCGGGCATCAGCGCCGAGCGCTTGGCTTCGGTCACGGCCAGCAGCTTGAGCTTGCCCGACTTCACGTGCGGCAGGGTCTGCGTGCCGGCCGAGAACAGCACCTGGGTCTGGTCCGCCACGGTATCGACCACCGCCGGCGCGCCGCCCTTGTAGGGCACGTGCACCATGGTGACGCCCGCGGCCTTCTCGAACAGCACCGCGCTCAGGTGGTTGGTCGAGCCTTGGCCGGCGCTGGCGTAGTTCAGCTTGCCCGGGTTGGCCTTGGCGTAGGCAATGAAGTCCTTGAGGTTGTTGGCCGGCACCGAGGTGCTCACGACCATGGTGTTGATCACGTTGGCCAGCTGCGCGATCGGCGTGAAGTCCTCCACGCCCTTGAAGGGCATGCTGGCCATCAGCGCCGGGTTCATGGCGTGCGTGCTCATCGAGCCCACGAGCAGCGTGTAGCCGTCGGGGCGCGCCTTGGCGACGATGTTCGAGCCGATGTTGCCCGAGGCGCCGGCGCGGTTGTCGACGATGACCGGCTGGCCCAGCGCCTTCGTCATGCGCTCGCCCAGCGCGCGCGCCAGGATGTCGGTCGAGCCGCCCGGCGCCCAGGGCACGATCAGCGTGATCGGCTTGTCGGGGTAGGCGGCGGAGGCGGCGCCGGCAACGGCCAGCAGGGCGGTGGCGCACAGGGCGCGGATGCGTGAAGAGATCATGGTGGCTCCAGTGGATGAAAGGAAAGGAAAGGGAATCAGCGGCCGACGGCGTAGCCCTGCATGCCGCGCGGATTGGCGGCGGCGCGCAGCAGCAGCCGGCCCTGGGCGTCGCGCTCGCGCGAGCAGGCGGACATGCGGCTTTCGGACCAGGCGTCGCCGATCTTGACCTCATGGCCCGCGGCGCGCAGCGCGGCGATCTCCTCGGGCGCGAAACGCGATTCGAGGGTCAGCTGGTTGAGTTTGGTCTGGCGCGGCCAGAAGGACGCGGGGAAATGGTCGATATGCCAGGCGGGCGCGTCGATGGCTTCCTGCAGGTTCATGCCGTGCACCGCATGGCGCAGGAAAAAGGCCGGAGACCATTGGTCCTGCTGGTCGCCGCCAGGGGTGCCGAACACCATGTAGGGCTCGCCATCGCGCAATGCCAGCGAGGGCGACAGGGTGGTGCAGGGCATGACGCGCGGCGTCACGGTGTTGGGCAGGCCCTCGTCCATCCAGGTCATCTGCAGGCGGGTGTTGATGGCGAAGCCCAGCGCCGGCACGACCGGGCTCGACGACAGCCAGCCGCCCGAGGGCGTGGCCGCGACCATGTTGCCGTCCCTGTCGATCACGTCGATATGGCAGGTGTCGCCGACGAACACTTCGCGCTCGGCCCATTCGCTGACCGGGGGCAGCGCGGCGAAGGTGGGCTCGCCGATGCCGAAGCGCATGTCGGCGGTGCGCAGCGTGCGCTCGGCCACCTGCAGGTCGGGCAGGCGCGGCGCGAAGCCCTGCGGGGCGCCGGGGCGCAGCTCGGCCGAGGCGCGTTCGCCGGTCTCCTGCCAGCGCGCGCGCAGGTAGTCGTCGGACAGCAGCGCCATTTGCGCGGCGCGCTGCGCGCCAGGCGCGTCGCCATACCAGGCGAGGCGGTCAGCCATCGCCAGCTTGGCGGCCTCGGCAATGCGGTGCACGAAGCCCGCGGTGTGGGGCAGGTGGCTGCCAAGGTCGGCGTGGCGCAGCATGCCGATCTGCTGCAGGAAGGCCGGGCCCTGGCTCCAGAAGCCGCACTTGGCCAGCGTGTAGCGGCCGAAGTCCAGCGTCAGCGGTTGCTCGATAGTGGCTTCCCAGTTCGCCATGTCGTCGTAGCGCAGCAGGCCGCCATGGCGCTCGCCGCTGGTGTCCTGCACCTTTTCTGTGCGGTAGTAGCGGTCGATCTCGTTGGCGACGAAGCCGCGATACCAGATGTTGATGGCCGCGTCGATCTGTTCGGTGCGGCTGGTGGAGCGTGCCTGCGCCTCGTGCAGCAGCCGCTCGAAGGTGCCGGCCAGCTTCGGCAGGCGAAACAGTGCACCGGGTTGGGGCACGCGCCCGCCCGGCAGCCAGACCTCGGCGGAGCTGGTCCACTGTTCGCGGAACAGGTCCTGCACCGCGTAGATCGCCTGCACCGCGCGCGGGATCAGCGGGAAGCCGTCGCGCGCATAGCCGATGGCGGGGGCCAGCACATCGGCCAGAGACCAGGTGCCGTGCTCGCGCAGCATCGTCATCCAGGCGCCGAAGGCGCCCGGCACGGTGGCGGGCAGCATGCCGATGCCCGGCACCTGCTCGAAGCCCAGGCGGCGGAAGGCTTGGGCGTCGGCTTCGGCCGGCGCGACGCCCTGGCCCTTGATGGACTGGGACTGCTGCAGGCGCTCGCTCCACAGCAGGATCGGTACCTCGCCGCCCGGGCCGTTGAGGTGCGGCTCGACCACCTGCAGCACGAAGCCGCCGGCAACCGCCGCGTCGAATGCGTTGCCGCCGCGCTCGAGCACGCCCATGGCGGTTTGCGAGACCAGCCAATGGGTGGACGAGACCACGCCAAAGGTGCCGGTGATTTCTGGACGGGTGGTGAATGCGCTCATCTGGTGCGTCTGGATGCAATGAAAGAAGGCTCGAACTATAGAAGCATGGAATAGGCCAGGGTGAATGAATTCGTATCGAGTCATGCATCGCAGGCTATAGTTCTGGCATGAGCCTGCAAACCATTGAACGCGCCATCAATGCCCGCCTGAAGCTGCGCCACTACCGCCTGATCGTGGCGCTCGAGCGCCACCGCTCGATCACGCGCGTGGCCGAGATCCTGGGCAGCAGCCAGCCCACCGTGACGCGCGCGCTGGCCGATATCGAGGACATCTTCCATGCCGTGCTGTTCGAGCGCACCGGGCGCGGGCTGGAGCCGACGGCGGCGGGCAGGGTGGTGATTGCGCACGCGGCGCATGCGATCGCCGAGAACGACGAACTGCTGGTCGAGCTCGACGGCGTGCGCGCCGGGCGCCAGGGCCGGCTGCGCGTGGGCGTGCTGCCCTATGCCTCGACGCGGGTGCTCGACAGCACCTGGTCCTACCTGTTCTCGCTGCGGCCGAAGATCGCCACGGTGTCGACCGAGGATGTGACGGGAAACCTGTTTGCGGCGCTGCGCGCGCGCACGCTGGACTGCGCGATCTGCCGCTTCTCGCAAGGCGATCCGGGCGATTCCATCGAGCAGGTGCTGCTCTACCACCAGCAGCCGCGGCTGGTGGTGGCCAAGCCCAGCGCCGCGCTGCTGACGCGCTATCCGGAGGTGGACATCGCGCGCCTGTCTGAGATGGACTGGATCCTGCCGCCGCCCGACACGCCGATCCGCGGCGTGATCGACGCGATCTTCTCGGCCGCGGGGCGCCGCGTGCCCACCCCGGCGCTCGAGGCCTACGCCGTGCGCACCATCACCTCGGCGCTGCGCAACCTGCCGCGCGGCATCACCGTGCTGCCCGACGACATCGCCCAGGCGGTCTGCGCGGGCGGGGCGGCCGAAGTGCTGGAGCAGGTGCTGCCCTGGAGCCTGCCGCCCGTGGGGCTGGCCTGGCTGCGCAACTCGCCGAAGATCGAGCTGATCGACGGCCTCAAGCAGGCCGTTCTGGGGCGCATGGCCTGAGCCGGATCACAGGCCCGTGGCGTCCAGTGCCGGCGGGCGCAGCAAGTCCTTGTCGATGCCCATGACTTCGCTGGCGCGTTCCATGGCGGTCCACAGCTGTGCCGGCATCTTCAGGATTTCCTCAGGCGTCTCGGCGCGCGCGATCCAGGCCGCGATCTCGTTGTGCTGCTCGCGCGTCAGCAGGTCCAGGTGCAGCATTTCGTCGATGGTTTTCATGAATCAGCGGCTTTCGTAGGGCCAGGATGCCCGGTCAGCATCCTGAGCTCCAATATACCGCCGTCCCAGGGTGGTCGCCGCGCTTCAGGCGGCTTTTTCCACATGCGCCTGGCGCGTGTAGAGGAAGTCCATCACCGCCTGGCGGCAGCGCAGGTATTCGGGGTCGGTGGCCAGCGCCACGCGCCGGCGCGGGCGCGGGATGTCGACCTGCAGGATCTCGCCGATGTGCGCCGCCGGACCATTGGTCATCATCACGATCTTGTCTGACAGCAGCACGGCTTCATCGACATCGTGCGTGACCATGACCACGGTGCTGCGCGTGCGCGCGACGATCTCCAGCAGTTCGTCCTGCAGCTTGGCGCGCGTGAGCGCATCGAGCGCGCCGAAGGGCTCGTCCATCAGCAGCACCTGCGGCTCCATCGACAGCGCGCGCGCGATGCCCACGCGCTGCTTCATGCCGCCGGAGATCTCGCCGGGGCGCTTGTCGCGCGCATGGGCGAGGCCCACCAGTGCCAGCGCCGCCTCGCTGCGCTCCTTCAGCTGGGCGCGGCTCTCGGCCTGGCCGAACACGCGCTCCACGGCGAGATGCACGTTCTCGTAGCAGGTGAGCCAGGGCAGCAGGGAGTGGTTCTGGAAGACCACCGCGCGCTCGGGCGCCGGGCCCTGGATCTCGCGGTTGGCGCACAGCAGCACGCCGCGGGTGGGCGTGGTGAGCCCGGCAATCAGGTTCAGCAGCGTCGATTTGCCGCAGCCGGAATGCCCGATCAGCGCGACGAAGTCGCCCTTGGAAATGCGCAGATCGATGTTCTCCAGCGCCAGGAACGGGCCCTTGGCCGTCTTGAAGCTTTGCGAGATGCCTTGCAGCTCGATGAATCGGTCGCTCATGATTTCACCTCTTCATAAGTAAAGGCCTTGGCGATCTGTACCAGAAGCAGCTCCAGTCCCAGGCCCACCAGGCCGATCACGCCAATGGCGATCAGGATGTTCGTGACGTTGAGGTTGTTCCATTCGTCCCAGACCCAGAAGCCGATGCCCACGCCCCCCGTGAGCATCTCGGCCGCGACGATCACCAGCCAGGCCGTGCCCACGGCCAGGCGCACGCCGGTCAGCATGTAGGGCAGCACCGAGGGCAGCAGGATCTTCGTGGCGATCTTCCATTCGGAGAGATTGAGCACGCGCGCCACGTTCATGTAGTCCTGCGGCACGCGCTGCACGCCGATCGCGGTGTTGATCACCATCGGCCAGATCGAGCAGATGAAGATGGTCCAGATGGCGGCGGGATTGGCACCCTTGAAGACCAGCAGGCCGATGGGCAGCCAGGCCAGCGGCGAGACCGGCTTGAGCAGGCTGATGATCGGATTGAACATCTTCGACAGGAAGCGAAAGCGCCCGATCACGAAGCCCGCGGGAATGCCGACCAGGGCCGCCAGGCCGAAGCCGATGGCCACGCGCTCGAGCGAGGCCAGCACGTTCCAGCCCACGCCCTGGTCGTTCGGGCCGTTGCTGTAGAACGGATCGCTAAACAGCTCGACGGCCTGGTCGAAGGTGGCGGCCGGGCCGGGAATGCTCTGGCTCGTGGCTATCGAGATGCCGGCCCAGGCCAGCACCAGCAGCGCCAGGCCCAGCAGCGGCGGCACGGTGGCGCGCACCGCTTGCTGGACATGGGGCGCCAGCCGGCTGGGCGGCCGGGCGCCGGCTTGCACAGGCGCCTTGGCCAGCAGCGTGGGCTCGGTGGCAGCGGATTCCACGGGCTCGGCCGGGCGGGCAGGGCGCAGCGGCGCGGCCGCGGGCGACAGGATCTGTGTGTTCATCGTGCTTTCCTTGGATGGGAGGCAGGGGCCGGCGCCGGGCTCAGGCCTTGATCTTGAAACCGTCGGCGTACCGTTGTGGCTGCGTGCCGTCCCACACCACGCCGTCGATGAGCTTGCTGCTGCGCAGGTCGCCCTTGGGCAGCGGCGTCTTCGAGGCCGTGGCCGCCTGCTTGTAGAGCTCGATGCGGTTGATGGACTTCGCCACCGCGAGATAGTCCGGATGGTCCTTGAGCAGGCCCCAGCGCTTGTGCTGCGTGAGGAACCACATGCCGTCCGAGAGGTAGGGGAAGTTCACCGCGCCCTCGTTGTAGAACTTCATGTGGTCGGGGTCGTCCCAGGTCTTGCCCATGCCGTTCTGGTAGCGGCCCAGGATGCGCTGGTTGATCGCATCGACGCTGGTGTTCACATAGGACTTGGCGGCAATGGTTTCGGCCATCCGGCTCTTGTTGGCCATGCTGGCATCGATCCAGCGTCCGGCCTCGAGAATGGCGGCGGTGACGGCGCGCGCGGTGTTCGGGTACTTGTCGGCGAATTCGGCCGTGCAGCCCAGCACCTTCTCGGGATGGTCCTTCCAGATTTCCTGGGTGGTGGCGGCCGTGACGCCGATGCCGTCCATGATCGCGCGGTGGTTCCATGGCTCGCCGACGCAGAAGCCGTCCATGTTGCCGACGCGCATGTTGGCCACCATCTGCGGCGGCGGCACGGTGATGACCTTGGCCTCCTTCATCGGATTGATGCCGTTGGCTGCGAGCCAGTAGTACAGCCACATTGCATGCGTGCCGGTGGGGAAGGTCTGCGCGAAGGTGTATTCGCGCTTCTCGCTGGCCATCAGCCTGGCCAGGCCCGCGCCGTTGACGGCGCCCTTGTCGGCGAGCTTCTTGGCCAGCGTGATGGCCTGGCCGTTGTTGTTCAGGTTCATCAGCACGGCCATGTCCTTCTTCGGCCCGCCAATGCCCAGATGCACGCCGTAGACCAGGCCATAGAGCACATGCGCGCAGTCGAGCTCGCCATTGACCAGCTTGTCGCGCACGCCGGCCCAGCTCGCTTCCTTGGTGGGAATGATCTTGACGCCGTATTTCTGGTCGATGCCCAGCACCGAGGCCATCACCACGCTGGCGCAGTCGGTGAGCGGAATGAAGCCGATCTTCACTTCCTTCTTCTCGGGTGCGTCCGAGCCCTGGGCATGCACCAGCGCGCGCAGCGCGGGGGAGATCCCCGCGGCGCCCACGGTCGCGGCTTGCAATACGGTGCGGCGCTGGAGTCCGGCTTTCATCAGGTCGGGCATATGCAGTCTCGGCAAAAAAAGTGGCAAAAAAAAGGCGTCCACATCACGCGTCCAGGCGGGGCCTGGGCACTGGGATGGGGACGCCTTTGTCCGGTGAGCGGCAATCGATCGTTGAATGCCGGTCGGTGGGTCTTCATTGACCCTGGATAGCTTCAAGCAAGTTCGGTGCCAGGCAGTGGAGTGTCTTGGGGTCTATTAAAACGATAGCAGGCGAAGCAAGGAGCGAGCGGGGCGGAGTGCCATCCAGTGTCGGCCCCACGATGGATTGGACGATGCGCCATTACCGTGCGTGTGTGCTGAGTTGGGGCGTGAAAAGCGCGCTCTATTCGTGGCGTGGCCGCTCATGCTTCGACAAGCTCAGCACGAACGGAAATGACCCGTTCGTCCTGAGCCTGCCGAAGGATGTCGATGCAGCTTCAACCCAGCAACTCCGCCGCGTCAATCATCCTCTGCGCGATCTGCACCATCTTGACGCCCTTGTCCATTGCAAGCTTGCGCAGGCGGTCGTAGGCCTCCTTTTCGCTCAGCGCCTGGCGCTGCATCAGGATGCCCTTGGCGCGGTCGATGGTCTTGCGGTCCTTGAGCTCGTCGCGCGCGTTCTGCAGCTCGGCGCGCAGCGACTGCTCGTGCTGGAAGCGCGCCATCGCCACCTGCAGGATCGGGCGGATGCGCTGCGGCGACAGCCCCTCGACGATATAGGCGCATACGCCCGCGGCCACCGCATCGGGTACATGGGTGGTGTCGGGGTCGTTGGTGAACAGCACGATCGGGCGGCGCTCGCCACGCGTGGCCATGACCACATGCTCCAGCGCATCGCGCGCCTCGCTTTCGGCGTCGACGATGATCAGGTCGGGGTGCAGCTGCGCGATGCGCTCGTGCAGGAAGACATCGGCAGGCAGCGTGGCCACCACATCGTATTGGGCCTCGAGCAGGCCCATGCGCAGCGAGCGTGATCTTTCGAGCTGCTGCTCGGCATGCTCCTGCTCGTCGGCGAGAAGCGGGTCCGGGACGATGACCACGATGCGCAGGGATTGAGTCATGGGTGTTCGACAAGCAAGAAAAATGCCATTCGGTGTCTTGTTTCGTTGCGTTACGTCGCTGGGGCGCGCAGTGGAAAGGCCCTGTGCTGCACCTTTGGCGTGCTCCTTGCTTGCGATTCCAGGTGTTCCCGCCCCAGGCCTGTCCCATGTCCGCCACCCCTTTATCCCCACCCGTGCCGCTGAACCTGCGGCAGATCGAAGTCTTCCACGCCATCATGCTGGCCGGCACGCTCAGCGGCGCCGCGCGCATGCTGTGCGTGTCGCAGCCCGCCGTGAGCCGCATGCTGGCGACGGCCGAGAGCCGGCTGCGCATGCTGATGTTCGAGCGCGTGCGCGGACGGCTGCAACCCACGCCCGAGGCGCAGCGGCTGTTTTGCGAGGTGCAGGGCATCATCGATGGCGTGCGCCGCTTCAACACGCTGGCCGCCGACATGGCGGTGGGCACGCATGGCGAGCTGTCGCTGGTCTCCAGCCCGAGCTATGCCGAATGGCTGATGCCCGTCGCCATCCGGCGCTTTCGCGCGCGCTACCCCGAGGTGCGCATCAAGTACCGGCCGCTGCCCTTCGATGCGCTGCTGCCGCATGTGCTGCTGGGACATGCCGATCTGGCGATCTCCTCGATGCCCGCGCCGCCGAGCGCGAACGTCGCGGCGCGCGCCATCGGCCAGGGTTTCATCGAATGCGCGGTGCCCGAGCGCCATCCGCTGGCGCAGGCCGAGTCCGTGGGCGCGGCCGATCTGCTGGGCCAGACCTTCATCAGCTATGGTGGCGACACCCCCTTCGGCAACCTGGCCGCGGACTTCTTCGCCGCTGCCGGGCTGGCGCTGCGCGCCGATGTGGAGATCCGCTCCACGCCCGAGGCCATGGGCCTGGTGCGCGCCGGCGTGGGCGTGGCGCTGATCGAGGCCTTTGGCGCGCGCCGCCCGAGCCAGGACGGCGTGGTGCTCAAGCCACTGCGGCCCATGCTCTCGCATCGCATCTACCAGATCCATGCCAACACCAGCCCGCTGTCGGCAATGGCCAAGGAATTCCTGGCCACCGTCAAGCGGTTGCTCAAGGAAGAGGGGCGGGATGCGGTGCCCGCGCCCGGGGTGCACGACACCGCGCGCGTTCTGGTGCACCGGGCCTGAAAGCGCCGTTGCCGCCATTGCACGGCCGCGGGCAGGGCACATCACCTTTTGTCGCAAACCCATAACCACAGGTTAAGGGCAGGGCAGCTGAAGCCAGTGCCGGGGTTGGACAAATCCCTTGCGCAACAAACACTTGCGCCGCGGTCGAGGCATTTTCCGGCGGGCTGCAAAGGTGGTTCTGGCGTATTTGGCGGTGCGCGCCGCGCTGCCGATGATGGCGCCAGATTCACTTGAATGACCGCTATGAAACGTCTCATCACCGTGGCCGCTGCCCAGCTTGGCCCGATCCAGAAAGCCGAAGGCCGCGATGTGGTCGTGGCGCGCATGGTGCGCCTGCTCGAACAGGCGCACCGCAAGGGCGCGCATGTCGTGGTGTTCCCGGAGCTCGCCTTCACCACCTTCTTTCCGCGCTGGTATGTGGAGGACCTCGACGAGGCCGATGGCTGGTACGAGCAGACGCTGCCCTCGCCGGCAACGCAGCCGCTGTTCGATGCCATCCGCCGCTACGGCCTGACCTGCTATCTGGGGTATGCGGAAATCGCCCATGAGCCCGACGAGAACGGCGTGCTGCGCAAGCGCCGCTTCAATACCTCGGTGGTGATCGCACCCTCGGGCGAGATCGTGCTGAAGTACCGCAAGATCCATCTGCCGGGCCACAAGGAATTCTCCACGCTGCGCAAGGTGCAGCATCTGGAAAAGCGCTATTTCGAGGTCGGCAACCTGGGCTTCCCGGTGGTGCGGGCGCCCGTGGGCCCGGTCGATGGCGTGAACCTGGGCATGCTGATCTGCAACGACCGCCGCTGGCCCGAGGCCTGGCGCGAGCTGGGACTGCAGCAGGTCGAGCTGACCATGCTGGGCTACAACACGCCGGCCGTGAACCAGGAAAACCGCGGCTTCGAGGCGCACCATCTGCGCAACTTCCATTCGCAGCTGTCGATACAGGCGGGCTGCTACCAGAACGCGACCTTTGGCGTGGGGGTGGCCAAGGCCGGCAACGAGGACGGTTTCGAGCTCATGGGCCACTCGATCATCGTCAACCCGCAAGGCGAGATCATGGCCATGGCCACCAGCTGGGATGACGAACTGGTGGTGGCCGACTGCAACCTGGCGATGTGCGAGCTGGGCCGCACCACCATCTTCAACTTCGCGCAGCACCGCCGCCTCGAAGCCTACCAGCGTCTCGCATCGCAGACCGGCAGCAGCGCACCTGCCGTATGGCAGCCGGGCCAGGGCGAGGTGTGATGATGGCCGCTTCGCTTCCCACCTCCATAGAGCACGCCATGCTCGGCGCGATGGCCGTGCCGCGCTTTGCCGATGTCCAGGCCGCGGCGCAGGCGATCGCGCCGCATGTGCAGCGCACGCCGCTGCTGCGTTCGGCCGCGCTCGATGCCATTGCCGGCGGCCCGGTCTGGCTCAAGGCCGAGAACCTGCAGACCACGGGCTCGTTCAAGCTGCGCGGCGCCTTCAATGCGCTGCTGGCGCTGAACGCCGAGCAGCGCGCGCGCGGCGTGGTCGCCTATTCGACGGGCAACCATGGCCAGGCCATTGCCTGGGCCGCGCGCCAGCTGGGCGTGCCGGCGACCATCGTCATGCCTGTCGATGCGCCGAAGAACAAGATTGCGCGTGCGCTGGCCCAGGGCGCGCAGGTCGTGCATTACGACCGCGAAAAGCAAAGCCGCGAGGACATCGGCATGCGCCTGCTGGCCGAGACCGGCGGCACGCTGGTGCCGCCCGGCGACCATCCGCAGGTGCTTGCTGCCCAGGGCACGGTGGCACTCGAGGCGCTGGAAGACCTGCCGGCCGAGGTGCGCGGCGCACTGGGCCTGTTTGCCGCCCCCTGCGGCGGCGGCGGCCTGATGGCCGGCTGCTGCCTGGCGCTCGATGCGCTCAGCCCGGGCGCACGCCGCGTGGCCGTCGAGCCCGCGGCCTTCGACGATACCGTGCGCTCGCTCGCGAGCGGCCGGCGCGAGAGCAACGCCGCGGGCGCGCGCACGCTGTGCGACGCGCTGCAGGCCGCCACGCCGGCCGAGCTGCCCTTTGCCATCAACCAGCCGCTGCTCAGCGCAGCCGTGGCCGTGAGCGATGACGAAGTGGCGCGCGCCATGCGCTTTGCGCTCGAGGAGCTGCACCTGGTGGTCGAGCCCGGCGGCAGCGTGGCGCTGGCGGCTTTGCTGGCTGGCAAGCTGCGGCTTGAAGGGCGCAGCGCCGTGATCGTGCTGTCCGGCGGCAATGTCGACATGGCGCTGCTGCAGGCCGTGATGGCCAAGACCGATGCCTGAAGACCAGAACAACGAGGCCGGCGCCACCGCCCAGCGGTGCAGCCCGGCCCAGGAGACTGCAAACCCTGTGTTCACCGCGTTCCAGAAAGTCCCCAACATGTTGCGTTTTTCCTTTTCCTCCCTGCCTTCGCGCCGCCTGCTGCTCAAGAGCCTGGCCGCACCCCTGGCCGCGCTGGCACTGTGCGGCCATGCGCAGGCAGCGTTTCCCGACAAGCCGATCACGCTGATCGTGCCCTTCAACGCTGGCACGACGCCCGACATGGTCTCGCGCCTGCTGGCCGAGGCGGTGAGCCGCGACATCGGCCAGCCGGTGGTGGTGATGAACCGCGTGGGCGCCTCCGGCATCATCGGCACCCAGGCCGTGGCCAATGCGCCGGCCGACGGCTACACCATCGGCTTCGCCAATGTGGCGACGCTGGCCATCAACCAGTCTCTGTACAAGAAGCTGCCCTATGACGCCGACAAGCAGCTGGCGCCGGTGGCCCTGATCGGCTCGGTGCAGAACGTGCTGGCCGTGCGCAGCAGCCTGGGCGTGAAAGACGTCGCGGGGCTGGTGGCGCTGGCGAAGCAGCAGCCCGGCAAGCTGACGGTGGCCTCGGGCGGCAACGGCACGACGGGCCATCTGAGCGCGGAGATGTTCAAGAGCATGGCCGGGGTGTCCATCGTGCACATTCCCTACAAGGGCGGCCTCGAGGCCGACCTGGCGCTGCTGCGCGGGGAGGTGGATGTGGTGTTCGAGAACATCACTTCGATCGCGCCGCATCTCAAGGGCGACAAAGCCGTGGCGCTGGCCGTCACCGGCGCCATGCGCGACCCCCGGCTGCCGCATCTGCCCACGCTGGCCGAAAGCGGCCTGGCCAACTACCAGGCCGTGGCCTGGAACGGCTACGTTGCGCCGGCGGGTGTCGATGCGAAGGTGCTGGACTTCCTGAACGCGGC is a genomic window containing:
- a CDS encoding Bug family tripartite tricarboxylate transporter substrate binding protein, with the translated sequence MISSRIRALCATALLAVAGAASAAYPDKPITLIVPWAPGGSTDILARALGERMTKALGQPVIVDNRAGASGNIGSNIVAKARPDGYTLLVGSMSTHAMNPALMASMPFKGVEDFTPIAQLANVINTMVVSTSVPANNLKDFIAYAKANPGKLNYASAGQGSTNHLSAVLFEKAAGVTMVHVPYKGGAPAVVDTVADQTQVLFSAGTQTLPHVKSGKLKLLAVTEAKRSALMPEGVPTVGETLPGYELGVWYGLFGPANMPKDLVDRLNAVANAAMADPAVKARMDSLGVEVVKTTPAQFAAVLKSDADRYGKIIRELGIKGE
- a CDS encoding gamma-glutamyltransferase family protein yields the protein MSAFTTRPEITGTFGVVSSTHWLVSQTAMGVLERGGNAFDAAVAGGFVLQVVEPHLNGPGGEVPILLWSERLQQSQSIKGQGVAPAEADAQAFRRLGFEQVPGIGMLPATVPGAFGAWMTMLREHGTWSLADVLAPAIGYARDGFPLIPRAVQAIYAVQDLFREQWTSSAEVWLPGGRVPQPGALFRLPKLAGTFERLLHEAQARSTSRTEQIDAAINIWYRGFVANEIDRYYRTEKVQDTSGERHGGLLRYDDMANWEATIEQPLTLDFGRYTLAKCGFWSQGPAFLQQIGMLRHADLGSHLPHTAGFVHRIAEAAKLAMADRLAWYGDAPGAQRAAQMALLSDDYLRARWQETGERASAELRPGAPQGFAPRLPDLQVAERTLRTADMRFGIGEPTFAALPPVSEWAEREVFVGDTCHIDVIDRDGNMVAATPSGGWLSSSPVVPALGFAINTRLQMTWMDEGLPNTVTPRVMPCTTLSPSLALRDGEPYMVFGTPGGDQQDQWSPAFFLRHAVHGMNLQEAIDAPAWHIDHFPASFWPRQTKLNQLTLESRFAPEEIAALRAAGHEVKIGDAWSESRMSACSRERDAQGRLLLRAAANPRGMQGYAVGR
- a CDS encoding LysR family transcriptional regulator; the encoded protein is MSLQTIERAINARLKLRHYRLIVALERHRSITRVAEILGSSQPTVTRALADIEDIFHAVLFERTGRGLEPTAAGRVVIAHAAHAIAENDELLVELDGVRAGRQGRLRVGVLPYASTRVLDSTWSYLFSLRPKIATVSTEDVTGNLFAALRARTLDCAICRFSQGDPGDSIEQVLLYHQQPRLVVAKPSAALLTRYPEVDIARLSEMDWILPPPDTPIRGVIDAIFSAAGRRVPTPALEAYAVRTITSALRNLPRGITVLPDDIAQAVCAGGAAEVLEQVLPWSLPPVGLAWLRNSPKIELIDGLKQAVLGRMA
- a CDS encoding ABC transporter ATP-binding protein, whose translation is MSDRFIELQGISQSFKTAKGPFLALENIDLRISKGDFVALIGHSGCGKSTLLNLIAGLTTPTRGVLLCANREIQGPAPERAVVFQNHSLLPWLTCYENVHLAVERVFGQAESRAQLKERSEAALALVGLAHARDKRPGEISGGMKQRVGIARALSMEPQVLLMDEPFGALDALTRAKLQDELLEIVARTRSTVVMVTHDVDEAVLLSDKIVMMTNGPAAHIGEILQVDIPRPRRRVALATDPEYLRCRQAVMDFLYTRQAHVEKAA
- the ntrB gene encoding nitrate ABC transporter permease, which translates into the protein MNTQILSPAAAPLRPARPAEPVESAATEPTLLAKAPVQAGARPPSRLAPHVQQAVRATVPPLLGLALLVLAWAGISIATSQSIPGPAATFDQAVELFSDPFYSNGPNDQGVGWNVLASLERVAIGFGLAALVGIPAGFVIGRFRFLSKMFNPIISLLKPVSPLAWLPIGLLVFKGANPAAIWTIFICSIWPMVINTAIGVQRVPQDYMNVARVLNLSEWKIATKILLPSVLPYMLTGVRLAVGTAWLVIVAAEMLTGGVGIGFWVWDEWNNLNVTNILIAIGVIGLVGLGLELLLVQIAKAFTYEEVKS
- a CDS encoding CmpA/NrtA family ABC transporter substrate-binding protein, whose translation is MPDLMKAGLQRRTVLQAATVGAAGISPALRALVHAQGSDAPEKKEVKIGFIPLTDCASVVMASVLGIDQKYGVKIIPTKEASWAGVRDKLVNGELDCAHVLYGLVYGVHLGIGGPKKDMAVLMNLNNNGQAITLAKKLADKGAVNGAGLARLMASEKREYTFAQTFPTGTHAMWLYYWLAANGINPMKEAKVITVPPPQMVANMRVGNMDGFCVGEPWNHRAIMDGIGVTAATTQEIWKDHPEKVLGCTAEFADKYPNTARAVTAAILEAGRWIDASMANKSRMAETIAAKSYVNTSVDAINQRILGRYQNGMGKTWDDPDHMKFYNEGAVNFPYLSDGMWFLTQHKRWGLLKDHPDYLAVAKSINRIELYKQAATASKTPLPKGDLRSSKLIDGVVWDGTQPQRYADGFKIKA
- a CDS encoding ANTAR domain-containing response regulator, which produces MTQSLRIVVIVPDPLLADEQEHAEQQLERSRSLRMGLLEAQYDVVATLPADVFLHERIAQLHPDLIIVDAESEARDALEHVVMATRGERRPIVLFTNDPDTTHVPDAVAAGVCAYIVEGLSPQRIRPILQVAMARFQHEQSLRAELQNARDELKDRKTIDRAKGILMQRQALSEKEAYDRLRKLAMDKGVKMVQIAQRMIDAAELLG